A window from Herbaspirillum sp. meg3 encodes these proteins:
- a CDS encoding C40 family peptidase produces the protein MSSLSSGIRYRFGSTNPDRGLDCSAFVGYLFKEAVGEDLPRTAKEISDMGKHVGLNDMEPGDLVFFGKGKRHVSHVGIYVGGKKFIHASRKHGAVYESGLNEPYWQKHFSGARRLTTTLPRS, from the coding sequence GTGAGCAGCCTGTCGAGTGGTATCCGCTATCGCTTCGGTAGCACCAATCCCGATCGTGGTCTGGATTGCAGCGCATTCGTCGGCTATTTGTTCAAGGAAGCCGTCGGTGAAGACTTGCCGCGCACGGCAAAGGAAATCAGCGATATGGGCAAGCACGTGGGCCTGAACGATATGGAGCCGGGCGACCTGGTCTTTTTTGGCAAGGGAAAGCGCCACGTGTCCCATGTCGGGATCTATGTCGGCGGCAAGAAATTCATTCATGCCTCGCGCAAACATGGCGCCGTCTATGAATCGGGTCTGAATGAGCCTTACTGGCAAAAGCATTTCAGTGGCGCGCGCCGTTTGACAACTACACTGCCGCGATCCTGA
- a CDS encoding transporter substrate-binding domain-containing protein has protein sequence MKLNHLFARTCIAALLTAGLAHVAMADQLDDIKKAGKVRVAIAMGTPLFSFADANLQPAGSDVETAEQFAKDLGVKLEIVPVTNAARIPTLQANRADVVIADLSITPERAKVVDFSVPYAVITIIVGGPKSMQIKDYNDLNGKRIGLTRATVNDTLTTAQAKGAEIVRYEDDATLITSMVTGQVEIFSSTPSNLAEMIKRAPGKNLELKFAQKDFDLGIAFNQNQPRLKEWINNWVVTNHRNGKLDAIYVKFHGRHLPAAITKQ, from the coding sequence ATGAAACTGAATCACCTCTTCGCCCGTACTTGTATCGCTGCGCTGCTGACCGCCGGCCTGGCCCACGTAGCCATGGCCGACCAGCTCGACGACATCAAGAAGGCCGGTAAGGTCCGCGTGGCGATCGCCATGGGTACACCGCTGTTCAGCTTTGCCGACGCCAACCTGCAACCTGCCGGCTCCGACGTCGAAACTGCCGAGCAATTCGCCAAGGATCTGGGCGTGAAGCTGGAAATCGTGCCGGTCACCAACGCTGCACGCATCCCGACACTGCAAGCCAATCGTGCCGACGTCGTCATCGCCGACTTGTCGATCACGCCTGAGCGCGCCAAGGTAGTCGACTTTTCCGTGCCTTATGCCGTGATCACCATCATTGTCGGCGGCCCGAAGAGCATGCAAATCAAGGATTACAACGACCTCAACGGCAAACGTATCGGCCTGACACGTGCCACCGTCAACGACACGCTGACGACAGCACAAGCGAAGGGCGCCGAGATCGTGCGCTATGAAGACGACGCCACGCTGATCACGTCGATGGTCACCGGCCAGGTCGAAATCTTCTCCAGCACCCCATCCAATCTGGCGGAAATGATCAAGCGCGCACCAGGCAAGAACCTGGAACTGAAGTTCGCACAAAAGGATTTTGATCTGGGCATCGCCTTCAACCAGAATCAACCTCGCCTGAAGGAATGGATCAACAACTGGGTCGTCACCAACCACCGCAATGGCAAGCTGGACGCGATCTACGTCAAGTTCCACGGCCGCCATCTGCCGGCTGCTATCACCAAGCAATAA